Genomic DNA from Rubripirellula tenax:
TTGTCCCTGGGCCTTGGTGATCGCGTTTTCGTTGAATTCCGTCGGATACTTGGCCTGCGCCACATCGACACACGTGGTCATAATGTCGACCAAGTGAGTCGGTTCGGTGATCCATCGATCTCCGCCCGCTTCCGGATTGATGGCATCGGGCCAGTGGGCGATCAACGGCGATGCGATCCCTCCCTCGTGATTGAAGTGCTTATATTTTCGGAAGGGCGTGTTGTTCAAATGAGCCCAGCATTGACCGATGAAAACGTTCGAATGTGCGTCACCGGGCTGATCACCTTCGTGTTTACCTGCGACGCCGGTTTCCGCGTTTCCGCCGTTGTCGGACATGAACAGAATCAACGTGTTATGAAACTCTTGTCGTTCTTTCAACGCGGCGACCAGTTTCCCAACGCTGGTGTCGATTTCTTCGATCATTGCGGCATAGATGGCCATCATGTCGTCGTATCGCTTTTGTTCGTCGGCGGACAACGAATCCCAAGCCGGAATATTTTCCGGACGCGGTTCCAGCTTCCAGCTCGCGTCGATCAAACCCATTTCAACTTGCCGCGCGTACCGTTCTTCTCGCAAACGGTCCCATCCCTTCATGAACTTGCCGCGATACTTTGCGATCGTCGCTTCGGGCGCCATGCAAGGAAAGTGCGGCGCGGTGTGCGCCAAGTACCAGAAAAACGGTTGGTCGGCCGCCAATGATTCGTCGATGAAACCGATACCCTGCTGAGTGAACAAATCCGTTGCATACCAGGGCGGATTCAGCCGCGCGTCGTCGGACGCTATCGACTCGCCGTTGAGGAACATTTTCGAATTGCCTTTCGATCCAGTTTGGTTCCAAAAGTGAACGCCGCCGGCGGGCAGATTCATGCTGCGATCAAAACCTCGCCCCCACGGAGTCACGCCGTGTTCAAAACCGACGTGCCACTTGCCCGTCATGGCCGTGAAGTAACCGGCGTCACCGAGAACTTCGGCAATCGTGACACAACTGTCATTCAAACCGCCTCGATACCCCGGTTCACCCTGATCGGCCGTCATCCAACCAATGCCGGCTTGGTGCGAATACAGCCCGGTCAACAGCGACGCGCGCGTCGGACAGCACCGGCCGGTGTTGTAGAACTGCGAAAACTGAACGCCGCCGGCCGCCAACGCGTCCAGGTGAGGCGTCGGTATCTCGCTGCCGTTGCCAATA
This window encodes:
- a CDS encoding arylsulfatase, with protein sequence MSLQTIFSAMIAMATILIPAAVIAERPNIVVILVDDMGFSDIGNGSEIPTPHLDALAAGGVQFSQFYNTGRCCPTRASLLTGLYSHQAGIGWMTADQGEPGYRGGLNDSCVTIAEVLGDAGYFTAMTGKWHVGFEHGVTPWGRGFDRSMNLPAGGVHFWNQTGSKGNSKMFLNGESIASDDARLNPPWYATDLFTQQGIGFIDESLAADQPFFWYLAHTAPHFPCMAPEATIAKYRGKFMKGWDRLREERYARQVEMGLIDASWKLEPRPENIPAWDSLSADEQKRYDDMMAIYAAMIEEIDTSVGKLVAALKERQEFHNTLILFMSDNGGNAETGVAGKHEGDQPGDAHSNVFIGQCWAHLNNTPFRKYKHFNHEGGIASPLIAHWPDAINPEAGGDRWITEPTHLVDIMTTCVDVAQAKYPTEFNENAITKAQGQSLRPLLTGKGEFAKRSLYWEHEGNAAIRTGDWKLVRFAGKPWELFNLAVDRTEQNDLAQQQADRVDEMSGQWESWAKNSSVLPRPKAKKNAKRKGKQNNKADAA